The proteins below are encoded in one region of Solenopsis invicta isolate M01_SB chromosome 8, UNIL_Sinv_3.0, whole genome shotgun sequence:
- the LOC105198416 gene encoding uncharacterized protein LOC105198416 produces MTFTTACNFAWMAIELREILYAILTNNYVKSKITFAADHFVWFLYNFFKFLLINYMCETVTIKANAIAELLNRLSYFTCDVELREIVSQFLLQVVHAPVRFCGFGFFQFGYKFLYRLVMSIATVLVIIIQAYVSEKYYYQEKNSSKIG; encoded by the exons ATGACTTTCACCACGGCATGCAATTTTGCTTGGATGGCGATTGAATTGCGTGAAATTCTGTACGCAATTCTTacgaataattatgtaaaatctaaaataacattCGCTGCTGATCACTTTGTCTGGTTCTTgtataactttttcaaattcttgctcattaattatatgtgcGAAACCGTCACTATTAAG GCAAATGCAATAGCCGAGTTATTAAATAGATTATCATATTTCACTTGCGATGTTGAACTTCGTGAAAta gtttcacaatttttattacaagtagTTCATGCACCAGTTAGATTCTGCGGATTTGGATTTTTTCAATTTGGCTACAAATTTCTTTATAGG CTTGTCATGTCTATTGCAACCGTTTTAGTGATAATAATACAAGCGTACGtaagtgaaaaatattattatcaagaaaaaaattcaagcaaaataggttaa